A part of Thermus islandicus DSM 21543 genomic DNA contains:
- the rpmD gene encoding 50S ribosomal protein L30 has protein sequence MPRLKVKLVKSPIGYPKDQKAALKALGLTRLHREKVLEDTPAIRGNLRKVAHLVQVEVGE, from the coding sequence ATGCCAAGGCTCAAGGTGAAGCTGGTGAAGAGCCCCATCGGCTACCCTAAGGACCAGAAGGCCGCCCTGAAGGCCTTGGGGCTCACAAGGCTCCATCGGGAGAAGGTGCTCGAGGACACGCCGGCCATCCGCGGCAACCTCCGCAAGGTGGCCCACCTTGTCCAGGTGGAGGTGGGGGAATGA
- the rplP gene encoding 50S ribosomal protein L16 — translation MLMPRRMKYRKQQRGRLKGATKGGDYVAFGDFGLVALEPAWITAQQIEAARVAMVRHFRRGGKIFIRIFPDKPYTKKPLEVRMGKGKGNVEGYVAVVKPGRVMFEVAGVTEEQALEALRIAGHKLPIKTKVVRRDAYDEAQ, via the coding sequence ATGCTGATGCCTAGGCGCATGAAGTACCGGAAGCAGCAGCGCGGCCGCCTCAAGGGGGCGACCAAGGGGGGCGACTACGTGGCCTTTGGCGACTTCGGCCTGGTGGCCCTGGAGCCCGCCTGGATCACCGCTCAGCAGATTGAGGCCGCCCGTGTGGCCATGGTCCGCCACTTCCGCCGCGGGGGGAAGATCTTCATCCGCATCTTCCCCGACAAGCCCTACACCAAGAAGCCCCTGGAGGTGCGCATGGGTAAGGGGAAGGGCAACGTGGAGGGGTATGTGGCCGTGGTGAAGCCGGGCCGGGTGATGTTTGAGGTGGCGGGGGTTACGGAGGAGCAGGCCCTCGAGGCGCTCAGGATCGCAGGCCACAAGCTCCCCATCAAGACCAAGGTCGTGCGGAGGGACGCCTACGATGAAGCGCAGTGA
- the rplF gene encoding 50S ribosomal protein L6, with the protein MSRIGRLPISLPRGVQVEVAPGRVRVKGPKGELEVPVSPELQVVAEGGAVRVERPSDERRHKSLHGLTRTLIANAVRGVSEGYVKELLIKGIGYRARLVGRALELTVGFSHPVVVEPPEGIVFEVPEPTRIRVLGIDKQKVGQVAADLRAIKKPSAYHEKGIYYAGEPVRLKPGKAGAKK; encoded by the coding sequence ATGTCTAGGATCGGCAGGCTTCCCATTTCCCTTCCCCGGGGCGTCCAGGTAGAGGTCGCTCCCGGGCGGGTGAGGGTGAAAGGTCCCAAGGGCGAGCTGGAGGTGCCCGTTTCCCCGGAGCTCCAGGTGGTGGCCGAGGGAGGGGCGGTGCGGGTGGAGCGCCCCTCTGACGAGCGCCGCCACAAGAGCCTCCACGGCCTGACCCGCACCCTGATCGCCAACGCCGTCCGGGGCGTGTCCGAGGGGTACGTGAAGGAGCTCCTCATCAAGGGCATCGGCTACCGGGCGCGGCTCGTGGGGCGTGCCCTCGAGCTCACCGTGGGCTTTAGCCACCCTGTGGTGGTGGAACCCCCGGAGGGGATCGTCTTTGAGGTGCCCGAGCCCACCCGGATCCGCGTTCTGGGCATTGACAAGCAGAAGGTGGGCCAGGTGGCTGCGGACCTCCGCGCCATCAAGAAGCCCAGCGCCTACCACGAAAAGGGCATCTACTACGCAGGCGAACCCGTCCGCCTCAAGCCCGGCAAGGCCGGGGCCAAGAAGTAG
- the rplN gene encoding 50S ribosomal protein L14, whose product MIQPQTYLEVADNTGARKIMCIRVLKGSNAKYATVGDIIVASVKEAIPRGAVKEGDVVKAVVVRTKKEVKRPDGSAIRFDDNAAVIITNQLEPRGTRVFGPVARELREKGFMKIVSLAPEVL is encoded by the coding sequence ATGATCCAGCCCCAGACCTACCTGGAGGTGGCGGACAACACCGGGGCCCGCAAGATCATGTGCATCCGGGTCTTGAAGGGCTCCAACGCCAAGTACGCCACCGTGGGGGACATCATCGTGGCCAGCGTCAAGGAGGCCATTCCCCGCGGGGCCGTGAAGGAAGGGGACGTGGTCAAGGCGGTGGTGGTGCGCACCAAGAAGGAGGTCAAGCGCCCCGACGGCTCCGCCATCCGCTTTGACGACAACGCTGCGGTGATCATCACCAACCAGCTGGAACCCCGCGGCACCCGCGTCTTTGGCCCGGTGGCCCGCGAGCTCCGCGAGAAGGGCTTCATGAAGATCGTCTCCTTGGCCCCGGAGGTGCTGTGA
- a CDS encoding adenylate kinase: protein MGEAVIFLGPPGAGKGTQAARLAEELSFKKLSTGDILRDHVARGTALGQQVKPIMDRGDLVPDELILALIREELADRVVLDGFPRTLPQAEALDRLLQETGTRLLGVVLVEVPEEELVRRMLRRAELEGRSDDNEATIRRRLQVYREKTEPLIQYYERQGALRRVDGLGTPDEVYARIRAALGI, encoded by the coding sequence ATGGGGGAAGCGGTGATCTTCTTGGGGCCGCCGGGAGCGGGAAAGGGCACCCAGGCGGCGCGGCTTGCGGAGGAGCTCTCCTTCAAGAAGCTCTCCACGGGGGATATCCTGCGGGACCACGTGGCCCGGGGCACGGCCTTGGGGCAGCAGGTGAAGCCCATCATGGACCGGGGGGACCTGGTGCCGGACGAGCTGATCCTGGCCCTGATCCGGGAGGAGCTTGCAGACCGGGTTGTCCTTGACGGTTTTCCCCGCACCTTGCCCCAGGCGGAGGCCCTGGACCGCCTGCTCCAGGAAACGGGCACCCGGCTCCTTGGGGTGGTCCTGGTGGAGGTGCCCGAGGAGGAGTTGGTGCGCCGCATGCTGAGGCGGGCAGAGCTGGAGGGGCGTTCCGACGACAACGAGGCCACCATCCGCAGGCGCCTCCAGGTCTACCGGGAGAAGACCGAGCCCCTCATCCAGTACTATGAGAGGCAGGGCGCCTTGCGGCGGGTAGACGGCCTGGGCACCCCGGACGAGGTCTACGCCCGCATCCGGGCCGCCTTGGGGATCTGA
- the rplE gene encoding 50S ribosomal protein L5 has product MPLEVALKRKYHEEVRPELIRRFGYQNVWEVPRLSKVVINQGLGEAKEDARILEKAAQELALITGQRPAVTRAKKSISNFKLRKGMPIGLRVTLRGDRMWIFLEKLLSVALPRIRDFRGLNPNSFDGRGNYNLGLREQLIFPEITYDLVDAMRGMDIAVVTTARTDEEARALLELLGFPFRK; this is encoded by the coding sequence ATGCCCCTAGAGGTTGCGCTGAAGAGGAAGTACCACGAGGAAGTGCGGCCCGAGCTCATCCGCCGCTTCGGCTATCAGAACGTCTGGGAGGTGCCGAGGCTTTCCAAGGTGGTCATCAACCAGGGCCTGGGCGAGGCCAAGGAGGATGCCCGGATCCTGGAGAAGGCGGCCCAGGAGCTGGCCCTCATCACCGGGCAGCGGCCCGCGGTCACCCGGGCCAAGAAGTCCATCTCCAACTTCAAGCTCCGTAAGGGTATGCCCATCGGCCTTCGGGTCACCCTCCGCGGCGACCGCATGTGGATCTTTTTGGAGAAGCTCCTCTCCGTGGCCCTGCCCCGGATCCGCGATTTCCGCGGGCTCAACCCCAACAGCTTTGACGGCCGGGGCAACTACAACCTGGGCTTGAGGGAGCAGCTCATCTTCCCCGAGATCACCTACGATCTGGTGGACGCCATGCGGGGCATGGACATCGCCGTGGTGACCACCGCCAGGACCGACGAGGAGGCCAGGGCCCTCTTGGAGCTTTTGGGCTTCCCCTTCCGCAAGTGA
- the rpmC gene encoding 50S ribosomal protein L29, with product MKRSEIRKELEEARKLSPVELEKLIQRKKRELMELRFQAAIGQLSQNHRVRETRRTIARLLTVWNEKRRQNA from the coding sequence ATGAAGCGCAGTGAGATCCGCAAGGAGCTGGAGGAGGCCCGCAAGCTCTCCCCCGTGGAGCTGGAGAAGCTCATTCAGAGGAAGAAGCGGGAGCTCATGGAGCTCCGCTTCCAGGCCGCCATCGGCCAGCTTTCCCAGAACCACAGGGTCCGGGAGACGCGGCGCACCATCGCCCGTCTCCTCACGGTCTGGAACGAGAAGAGGAGGCAGAATGCCTAA
- a CDS encoding type Z 30S ribosomal protein S14, whose protein sequence is MARKALIEKAKRTPKFKVRAYTRCVRCGRARSVYRYFGLCRICLRELAHKGQLPGLKKASW, encoded by the coding sequence ATGGCGAGGAAAGCGCTGATTGAGAAGGCCAAGCGGACCCCCAAGTTCAAGGTGCGGGCCTATACCCGTTGCGTGCGTTGCGGGAGGGCCAGGAGCGTTTACCGGTACTTTGGCCTCTGCCGGATCTGCCTGCGGGAGCTGGCTCATAAGGGGCAGCTTCCCGGGTTGAAGAAGGCCAGCTGGTAG
- the rpmJ gene encoding 50S ribosomal protein L36: MKVRASVKRICEKCKVVRRHGRVYVICENPKHKQRQG, from the coding sequence ATGAAGGTACGGGCGTCCGTCAAGAGGATCTGCGAGAAGTGCAAGGTGGTGCGCCGGCACGGCCGGGTGTACGTGATCTGCGAGAACCCCAAGCACAAGCAGCGCCAAGGCTGA
- the rpsH gene encoding 30S ribosomal protein S8, translating to MLTDPIADMLTRIRNATRVYKESTEVPASRFKEEILKILAREGFIKGYERVEVNGKPYLRVHLKYGPRRQGLDPRPEQVIHHIRRISRPGRRVYVGVREIPRVRRGLGIAILSTPKGVLTDREARRLGVGGELICEVW from the coding sequence ATGTTGACGGATCCCATTGCCGACATGCTGACCCGGATTCGGAACGCCACCCGGGTCTACAAGGAGAGCACCGAGGTGCCCGCCTCCCGCTTTAAGGAGGAGATCCTTAAGATCTTGGCGCGGGAGGGGTTCATCAAGGGGTACGAGCGGGTGGAGGTGAACGGCAAGCCCTACCTGCGCGTTCACCTGAAGTACGGGCCCCGGCGCCAGGGGTTGGACCCCCGCCCCGAGCAGGTCATCCACCACATCCGCCGCATCAGCCGGCCGGGGCGGCGGGTGTACGTGGGGGTTCGGGAGATCCCCCGCGTCCGCCGGGGGCTCGGGATCGCCATCCTGTCCACGCCCAAGGGCGTTCTCACCGACCGCGAGGCCAGGAGGCTCGGCGTGGGCGGGGAGCTTATCTGCGAGGTGTGGTGA
- the rpsQ gene encoding 30S ribosomal protein S17 — translation MPKKVLTGVVVSDKMQKTVTVLVERQFPHPLYGKVIKRSKKYLAHDPEEQYKVGDVVEIVESRPISRRKRFRVLRLVESGRLDLVEKYLVRRQNYESLSKRGGKA, via the coding sequence ATGCCTAAGAAGGTGCTGACCGGGGTGGTGGTGAGCGACAAGATGCAGAAGACCGTCACGGTCCTGGTGGAGCGCCAGTTTCCCCACCCCCTCTACGGCAAGGTGATCAAACGCTCCAAGAAATACCTGGCCCATGACCCTGAGGAGCAGTACAAGGTGGGGGACGTGGTGGAGATCGTGGAGTCCCGCCCCATCTCCAGGCGCAAGCGCTTTAGGGTCCTGCGCCTGGTGGAGAGCGGGCGCCTAGACCTGGTGGAGAAGTACCTGGTGCGCCGCCAGAACTACGAGAGCCTTTCCAAGCGGGGAGGTAAGGCATGA
- the rplO gene encoding 50S ribosomal protein L15 produces MKLSELKPNPGANRKRKRVGRGPGSGHGKTATRGHKGQKSRSGGVKDPRRFEGGRSTTLMRLPKRGMQGQVPGEIRRPRYQGVNLKDLARFEGEVNPEVLVQAGLLKKGYRLKVLGEGEAKPLRVVAHAFSKSALEKLKAAGGEAVLLEA; encoded by the coding sequence ATGAAGCTTTCCGAACTGAAGCCCAACCCTGGGGCTAACCGCAAGCGCAAGCGGGTGGGCCGGGGGCCCGGCTCCGGCCACGGCAAGACGGCCACCCGGGGGCACAAGGGCCAGAAGTCCCGCTCCGGAGGGGTCAAGGATCCCCGCCGCTTTGAGGGGGGGCGGTCCACCACCCTCATGCGCCTGCCCAAGCGGGGCATGCAGGGCCAGGTGCCCGGGGAGATCCGGCGCCCCCGGTACCAGGGGGTGAACCTGAAGGACCTCGCCCGCTTTGAGGGGGAGGTGAACCCCGAGGTCCTGGTGCAGGCCGGCCTCCTCAAGAAGGGGTACCGCCTCAAGGTGCTGGGGGAGGGTGAGGCCAAACCCCTCAGGGTGGTAGCCCATGCCTTTTCCAAGAGCGCCCTGGAGAAGCTGAAGGCAGCGGGCGGCGAAGCCGTCCTCCTGGAGGCTTAG
- the rpsE gene encoding 30S ribosomal protein S5, which translates to MPETDFEERMILVRRTARMQAGGRRFRFGALVVVGDRQGRVGLGLGKAPEVPLAVQKAGYYARRNMVEVPLQNGTIPHEIVVEYGASKILLKPASPGTGVIAGAVPRAILELAGITDILTKELGSRNPINIAYATMEALRQLRTKEDVERLRKAGEE; encoded by the coding sequence ATGCCCGAGACCGACTTTGAGGAGAGGATGATCCTGGTCCGGCGCACCGCCCGGATGCAGGCGGGTGGCCGCCGTTTCCGCTTTGGCGCCCTGGTGGTGGTGGGGGACCGGCAAGGCCGGGTGGGCTTGGGCCTGGGCAAGGCGCCCGAGGTGCCCCTGGCCGTGCAGAAGGCGGGGTACTACGCCCGGCGCAACATGGTGGAGGTGCCCCTCCAGAACGGCACCATCCCCCACGAGATCGTGGTAGAGTACGGGGCCTCCAAGATTCTCCTAAAGCCCGCCTCCCCCGGCACCGGCGTCATCGCCGGAGCGGTGCCCCGGGCCATTTTGGAGCTTGCGGGGATCACGGACATCCTCACCAAGGAGCTGGGAAGCCGCAACCCCATCAACATCGCCTACGCCACCATGGAGGCCCTGCGGCAACTTAGGACCAAGGAGGACGTGGAGCGCCTCCGGAAGGCGGGGGAGGAGTGA
- the rplX gene encoding 50S ribosomal protein L24: protein MQPKVHVRKGDTVWVASGKYKGRVGKVKAVLPRKQAVIVEGINLVKKAVRPSPKHPQGGFVEQEAPLHASKVRPVCPACGKPTRVRKKFLEDGRKIRACAKCGGSLDREE, encoded by the coding sequence ATGCAGCCCAAGGTGCACGTAAGGAAGGGGGATACCGTTTGGGTGGCCTCCGGCAAGTACAAGGGCCGGGTGGGCAAGGTCAAGGCCGTCTTGCCCAGGAAGCAGGCCGTGATCGTGGAGGGGATCAACCTCGTGAAGAAGGCGGTGCGCCCGAGCCCCAAGCACCCCCAGGGCGGTTTCGTGGAGCAGGAGGCCCCCCTCCACGCCTCCAAGGTGCGGCCCGTCTGTCCCGCTTGCGGGAAGCCCACCCGGGTGCGCAAGAAGTTCCTGGAGGATGGGCGCAAGATCCGGGCCTGCGCCAAGTGCGGCGGTTCCTTGGACAGGGAGGAGTAA
- the rpsS gene encoding 30S ribosomal protein S19, protein MPRSLKKGVFVDDHLLEKVLELNAKGEKRLIKTWSRRSTIVPEMVGHTIAVYNGKQHVPVYITENMVGHKLGEFAPTRTYRGHGKEAKATKKK, encoded by the coding sequence ATGCCGCGTAGCTTGAAGAAGGGCGTTTTCGTAGACGACCACCTCCTGGAAAAGGTGCTGGAGCTGAACGCCAAGGGGGAGAAGCGGCTCATCAAGACCTGGAGCCGCCGCTCCACCATCGTGCCGGAAATGGTGGGCCACACCATCGCGGTCTACAACGGCAAGCAGCACGTGCCCGTCTACATCACCGAGAACATGGTGGGCCACAAGCTCGGCGAGTTCGCCCCTACCCGCACCTACCGGGGGCACGGCAAAGAGGCCAAGGCCACCAAGAAGAAGTAG
- the rpsC gene encoding 30S ribosomal protein S3, which produces MGNKIHPIGFRLGITRDWESRWYAGKKQYRHLLWEDLQIREYLTRELYPAGLARIDVERAADNVVVSVHVAKPGVVIGRGGEKIKVLREALSKMTGKNVALNVQEIQNPNLSAPLVAQRVAEQIERRFAVRRAIKQAVQRVMEAGAKGAKVIVSGRIGGAEQARTEWAAEGRVPLQTLRANIDYGFALAQTTYGVLGVKAYIFLGEVIGGQRAKGRLEAPKAEERPRRRRPAVRVKKEE; this is translated from the coding sequence ATGGGAAATAAGATCCACCCCATCGGGTTTCGGCTCGGCATCACCCGGGACTGGGAGTCCCGCTGGTATGCGGGCAAGAAGCAGTACCGCCACCTCCTTTGGGAAGACCTCCAGATTCGGGAGTACCTCACGCGGGAGCTCTACCCCGCGGGGCTTGCCCGCATTGACGTGGAGCGTGCCGCCGACAACGTGGTGGTGAGCGTCCACGTGGCCAAGCCCGGCGTGGTCATCGGCCGGGGTGGGGAGAAGATCAAGGTGCTGCGGGAGGCCCTGTCCAAGATGACCGGCAAGAACGTGGCCCTAAACGTCCAGGAGATCCAGAACCCCAACCTCTCGGCTCCCCTGGTAGCCCAGCGGGTGGCGGAGCAGATAGAGCGCCGCTTCGCCGTGCGCCGGGCCATCAAGCAGGCGGTCCAGCGGGTGATGGAGGCCGGGGCCAAGGGGGCCAAGGTGATCGTCTCCGGGCGGATCGGGGGGGCGGAGCAGGCCCGTACGGAGTGGGCCGCGGAGGGGCGGGTGCCGCTCCAGACCCTGCGTGCTAACATAGACTATGGCTTCGCCCTGGCCCAGACCACGTACGGGGTGCTCGGGGTGAAGGCGTACATCTTCCTGGGCGAGGTGATCGGCGGCCAGAGGGCCAAGGGGCGCCTCGAGGCGCCCAAAGCGGAGGAGCGGCCGCGCCGCCGTCGCCCTGCCGTGCGCGTCAAGAAGGAGGAATAG
- the secY gene encoding preprotein translocase subunit SecY — protein sequence MLKAFRSALQIPELRQRLLFTLLMLAAYRLGAFIPTPGVDLEKIQEFLRTTQGGVFGIINLFSGGNFERFSIFALGIMPYITAAIVMQLLVTVVPALEKLSKEGEEGRRIINQYTRIGGIALGAFQGFFLATAFLGAEGGRFLLPGWSPGPFFWLVVVVTQVAGIALLLWMAERITEYGMGNGTSMIIFAGIVVNWLPQLLRTAGLIRTGEVNLVAFLFFLAFIVLAFAGMAAVQQAERRIPVQYARKVVGRRVYGGQATYIPIKLNAAGVIPIVFAAAILQIPIFLAAPFQGNPVLQVIANFFNPTRFPGLLIEVVLIVLFTYVYTAVQFDPKRIAESLREYGGFIPGIRPGEPTVKFLEHIVSRLTLWGALFLGLVALLPQIIQNVTGIHSISFSGIGLLIVVGVALDTLRQIESQLMLRNYEGFLSKGRIRGRTR from the coding sequence ATGCTTAAGGCCTTCCGGAGCGCCCTCCAAATCCCAGAGCTGCGCCAGCGCCTCCTCTTCACCCTCCTCATGCTGGCCGCCTACCGCCTGGGGGCCTTCATCCCCACCCCCGGGGTGGACCTGGAAAAGATTCAGGAGTTCCTGCGCACCACCCAGGGAGGGGTCTTCGGGATCATCAACCTCTTCTCTGGGGGCAACTTTGAGCGCTTCTCCATCTTTGCCCTGGGGATCATGCCTTACATCACCGCAGCTATCGTCATGCAGCTTTTGGTGACGGTGGTGCCCGCGCTGGAGAAGCTCTCCAAGGAGGGAGAGGAGGGCCGCCGCATCATCAACCAGTACACCCGCATCGGCGGCATCGCTCTGGGGGCCTTCCAGGGCTTCTTTCTGGCCACGGCCTTCCTGGGGGCCGAGGGGGGGCGGTTCCTCCTCCCTGGCTGGTCCCCGGGCCCCTTCTTCTGGCTGGTGGTGGTGGTTACCCAGGTGGCGGGGATCGCCCTCCTCCTGTGGATGGCGGAGCGCATCACCGAGTACGGCATGGGCAACGGCACCAGCATGATCATCTTCGCGGGGATCGTGGTCAACTGGTTGCCCCAGCTTTTGCGCACCGCAGGCCTCATCCGCACCGGGGAGGTGAACCTGGTGGCCTTCCTCTTCTTCCTGGCCTTTATCGTACTGGCCTTTGCGGGCATGGCCGCGGTGCAACAGGCCGAGCGCCGGATCCCCGTACAGTACGCCCGCAAGGTGGTGGGCCGGAGGGTCTACGGGGGACAGGCCACCTACATCCCCATCAAGCTGAACGCCGCGGGGGTGATCCCCATCGTGTTTGCCGCGGCCATCCTCCAGATTCCCATCTTCCTCGCCGCCCCCTTCCAGGGCAATCCCGTCCTCCAGGTCATCGCCAACTTCTTCAACCCCACTCGCTTTCCCGGCCTCCTCATAGAGGTGGTGCTCATCGTCCTCTTCACCTACGTGTACACGGCGGTGCAGTTTGACCCCAAGCGCATCGCCGAGTCCTTGCGGGAGTACGGGGGCTTCATCCCCGGCATCCGCCCGGGAGAGCCCACGGTGAAGTTCCTAGAGCACATCGTCTCCCGCCTCACCCTCTGGGGCGCCTTGTTCCTAGGCCTGGTGGCCCTGCTTCCCCAGATCATCCAGAACGTCACCGGGATTCACAGCATCTCCTTCTCGGGCATCGGCCTCCTCATCGTGGTGGGGGTGGCCCTGGACACCCTCAGGCAGATAGAGAGCCAGCTGATGCTCAGGAACTACGAGGGCTTTCTCTCCAAGGGCCGGATCCGCGGCCGCACGCGCTAG
- the rplR gene encoding 50S ribosomal protein L18 produces MARLTAYERRKFRVRNRVKRAGRLRLSVFRSLNHIYAQIIDDEKGQTLVAESSLALKLKGNKTEVARKVGLALAEKAKALGITKVAFDRGPYKYHGRVKALAEGAREGGLEF; encoded by the coding sequence ATGGCACGGCTGACCGCTTACGAGCGCCGCAAGTTCCGGGTGCGCAACCGCGTGAAGCGCGCGGGCCGGCTCCGCCTTTCCGTGTTCCGGAGCCTTAACCACATCTACGCCCAGATCATTGACGACGAGAAGGGCCAGACCCTGGTGGCCGAGTCCAGCCTGGCCCTGAAGCTCAAGGGCAACAAGACGGAGGTGGCCCGCAAGGTGGGCCTGGCCTTGGCGGAGAAGGCCAAGGCCTTGGGGATCACGAAGGTGGCCTTTGACCGCGGCCCCTACAAGTACCATGGCCGGGTGAAGGCCTTGGCGGAGGGGGCCCGGGAGGGGGGCCTGGAGTTCTAG
- the rpsM gene encoding 30S ribosomal protein S13: MARIAGVEIPRNKRVDVALTYIYGIGKARAQEALERTGINPATRVKDLTEAEVVRLREYVENAWKLEGELRAEVAANIKRLMDIGCYRGLRHRRGLPVRGQRTRTNARTRKGPRKTVAGKKKAPRK, from the coding sequence GTGGCGAGGATCGCAGGTGTAGAGATCCCCAGGAACAAGCGGGTGGACGTGGCCCTCACCTATATCTACGGCATCGGCAAGGCCCGGGCCCAAGAGGCCCTGGAGCGGACGGGGATCAACCCCGCCACCCGGGTGAAGGACCTCACGGAGGCCGAGGTGGTGCGCCTCCGCGAGTATGTGGAGAACGCCTGGAAGCTGGAAGGGGAGCTAAGGGCGGAGGTGGCGGCCAACATCAAGCGCCTCATGGACATCGGCTGCTACCGGGGGCTTAGGCACCGCAGGGGCTTGCCCGTGCGGGGTCAGCGCACGCGCACCAATGCCCGTACCCGCAAGGGCCCCCGCAAGACCGTGGCGGGCAAGAAGAAGGCTCCGCGGAAGTAA
- the rplV gene encoding 50S ribosomal protein L22 yields MEAKAIARYVRIAPRKARLVVDLIRGKSLEEARAILRYTPKRAAYHVAKVLESAAANAVNNHDLLEERLYVKAAFVDEGPALKRVLPRARGRADIMKKKTSHITVILGEKHGK; encoded by the coding sequence ATGGAAGCGAAAGCCATTGCCCGTTACGTGCGCATCGCCCCCAGAAAGGCCCGCCTGGTGGTGGACCTGATCCGGGGGAAGAGCCTCGAGGAGGCCCGTGCCATCCTGCGCTACACCCCCAAGCGGGCGGCCTACCACGTGGCCAAGGTGCTGGAGTCCGCTGCCGCCAACGCGGTGAACAACCACGACCTCCTGGAGGAGAGGCTTTACGTAAAGGCCGCCTTCGTGGACGAGGGGCCTGCCCTCAAGCGGGTCCTCCCCAGGGCCCGGGGCCGGGCGGACATCATGAAGAAGAAGACCAGCCACATCACGGTGATCTTGGGGGAGAAACATGGGAAATAA
- the infA gene encoding translation initiation factor IF-1 → MAKEKDTIRAEGVVTEALPNTTFRVRLDSGPEILAYISGKMRMHYIRILPGDRVVVELTPYDPTRGRIVYRK, encoded by the coding sequence ATGGCGAAGGAGAAGGACACCATTCGGGCAGAAGGCGTGGTCACCGAGGCTTTGCCCAACACCACGTTCCGGGTGAGGCTGGACTCGGGGCCGGAGATCCTGGCCTACATCTCGGGCAAGATGCGCATGCACTACATCCGCATCCTGCCCGGGGACCGGGTGGTGGTGGAGCTCACCCCCTACGACCCCACGCGGGGGCGCATCGTCTACAGGAAGTAG
- the map gene encoding type I methionyl aminopeptidase — MAIKLKSPWEIQRMREAGALLTEVVEEVGRHVEPGITTKELDQIAYEAIRKRKAKPAFLGLYGFPATLCTSVNEVVVHGIPSDEPLKEGDILSVDVGLLYGGFAADMARTFPVGRVSPEAERLIRDTEMAFFEGLKYLRPGYRIGDVSHAVQTFLESRGYGVVREFVGHGVGREIHEDPQVPNFGKPGTGPKIRPGMTLALEPMVTLRPAPVVILEDGWTASAGRGNLAAHYENTVLVTEEGPELLTGVPLVRAR, encoded by the coding sequence ATGGCCATCAAGCTGAAAAGCCCCTGGGAGATTCAACGCATGCGGGAGGCGGGCGCCCTCCTCACCGAGGTAGTGGAGGAGGTGGGCCGCCACGTGGAGCCCGGCATCACCACCAAGGAGCTGGACCAGATTGCCTACGAGGCCATAAGGAAGCGCAAGGCCAAGCCCGCCTTCCTGGGGCTCTACGGCTTCCCGGCCACCCTCTGCACCTCGGTGAACGAGGTGGTGGTCCACGGCATCCCCTCGGACGAGCCCCTGAAGGAGGGGGATATCCTTTCCGTGGACGTAGGCCTCCTCTATGGGGGCTTCGCCGCGGACATGGCCCGCACCTTCCCCGTGGGCCGGGTCTCCCCCGAGGCGGAAAGGCTCATCCGGGACACGGAGATGGCCTTCTTTGAGGGGCTCAAGTACCTGCGGCCTGGGTACCGCATCGGCGACGTTTCCCACGCCGTGCAGACCTTCTTGGAGAGCCGGGGCTACGGGGTGGTGCGGGAGTTCGTGGGCCACGGGGTAGGACGGGAGATCCATGAGGACCCTCAGGTGCCCAACTTCGGCAAGCCGGGCACCGGGCCCAAGATCCGCCCCGGCATGACCCTGGCCCTCGAGCCCATGGTCACCTTGAGGCCCGCTCCTGTGGTAATATTGGAAGATGGCTGGACGGCGAGCGCCGGAAGGGGCAACCTCGCCGCCCACTACGAGAACACCGTCTTGGTGACGGAGGAGGGCCCGGAGCTCTTAACCGGGGTTCCCCTGGTGCGGGCGCGGTAG